One Neovison vison isolate M4711 chromosome 2, ASM_NN_V1, whole genome shotgun sequence genomic window carries:
- the HES5 gene encoding transcription factor HES-5 yields the protein MAPSTVAVELLSPKEKNRLRKPVVEKMRRDRINSSIEQLKLLLEQEFARHQPNSKLEKADILEMAVSYLKHSKAFTAAAAAGPKSLHQDYSEGYSWCLQEAVQFLTLHAASDTQMKLLYHFQRPPAAPTVPTKEPKAAGTAPPPVLTPAKATAVAARQPTCGLWRPW from the exons ATGGCCCCCAGCACCGTGGCCGTGGAGCTGCTCAGCCCCAAAGAGAAAAACCGC CTCCGCAAGCCCGTGGTGGAGAAGATGCGCCGCGACCGCATCAACAGCAGCATCGAGCAGCTGAAGCTGCTGCTGGAGCAGGAGTTCGCGCGCCACCAGCCCAACTCCAAGCTGGAGAAGGCCGACATCCTGGAGATGGCCGTCAGCTACCTGAAGCACAGCAAAG CCttcaccgccgccgccgccgccggccccaAGAGCCTGCACCAGGACTACAGCGAGGGCTACTCCTGGTGCCTGCAGGAGGCTGTGCAGTTCCTGACGCTGCACGCGGCCAGCGACACGCAGATGAAGCTGCTCTACCACTTCCAGCGCCCCCCCGCCGCGCCCACGGTGCCCACCAAGGAACCCAAGGCCGCGGGCACCGCGCCGCCGCCCGTGCTCACCCCCGCCAAGGCCACCGCCGTCGCAGCACGCCAGCCCACCTGCGGCCTCTGGCGGCCCTGGTGA